The Sulfurimonas hydrogeniphila genome includes a window with the following:
- a CDS encoding ammonium transporter — MSEADFKYILDTFFTLFSMVLIILMVPGFAMLEAGLVRTKNVSSVLTVNTMIYAVASMAFLLVGYSLAFGSWENSSMSIWAAFLFQMAFVGKTINIMSGGVSERVKIIPLMIFTVVMGAVIYPLIVNVSWGADLLAGTVLDIDMYDLAGSTVIHSTGGWALLAAILIMGPRKDRYKDGKIKVIPASNVPLVVLGALLLWIGWFGFNGGSVGSISSIENADTVAKTIMNTNTAGLAGAIIAAVIMYARYKLLDITMILNGALGGLVAITAGPDLYDMYTPILIGAIGGALVVFAVPMFDKLKLDDPVGALSVHLVNGIWGTLAVGIFVDKVSLISQLKGIVVIGVFAFVSSYIVIYIINKIVAFRAEDDIQVEGLDVNEVGVEAYPEFKRAI; from the coding sequence ATGTCTGAAGCTGATTTCAAATACATACTGGATACTTTCTTTACACTTTTTTCTATGGTTTTGATTATTTTAATGGTTCCGGGTTTTGCCATGCTTGAAGCCGGACTGGTAAGAACAAAAAATGTCTCTTCTGTTTTGACGGTAAATACCATGATTTATGCGGTAGCATCTATGGCATTTTTACTTGTCGGCTACTCTCTTGCGTTTGGTTCCTGGGAAAACTCTTCTATGAGTATATGGGCGGCATTTTTGTTTCAGATGGCATTTGTCGGTAAAACTATAAATATTATGAGTGGTGGAGTGAGTGAGCGTGTAAAAATTATACCACTGATGATATTTACGGTTGTTATGGGTGCTGTTATTTATCCTTTGATTGTTAATGTAAGCTGGGGCGCTGATCTTCTTGCGGGAACAGTGTTGGATATTGACATGTATGATTTGGCAGGTTCAACTGTTATTCACTCCACCGGAGGCTGGGCATTGCTGGCTGCGATTTTGATTATGGGACCAAGAAAAGACAGATACAAAGACGGGAAAATAAAAGTGATACCTGCATCAAATGTACCGCTTGTGGTTCTTGGAGCACTTCTTTTATGGATAGGATGGTTCGGATTTAACGGTGGCAGTGTCGGTTCTATTTCAAGTATCGAAAATGCCGATACGGTTGCAAAAACGATTATGAATACAAATACGGCAGGTTTGGCGGGTGCAATCATTGCAGCTGTTATCATGTATGCACGCTATAAGCTTTTAGATATCACAATGATATTAAACGGTGCGCTTGGAGGGCTTGTTGCAATTACTGCAGGACCTGATTTGTATGACATGTACACACCAATCCTGATTGGTGCCATTGGCGGTGCACTTGTTGTTTTTGCTGTACCAATGTTTGACAAATTAAAACTTGATGATCCTGTAGGTGCACTTTCTGTTCACCTTGTCAACGGAATTTGGGGTACACTCGCTGTTGGTATTTTTGTTGATAAAGTGTCACTGATTTCACAACTCAAAGGGATTGTAGTCATCGGAGTTTTTGCATTTGTGAGTTCCTATATTGTTATTTACATTATCAACAAGATTGTTGCATTCAGAGCAGAGGATGATATTCAGGTAGAGGGGCTTGATGTCAATGAGGTTGGCGTTGAAGCCTATCCTGAATTTAAACGCGCCATTTAA
- a CDS encoding rubredoxin, translating to MDKLQKYKCVFCGHIYDPKIGDEKSGIPPGTAFEDLPENWKCPGCGAQKEYFKPVE from the coding sequence ATGGATAAATTGCAAAAATATAAATGTGTGTTTTGCGGTCATATTTATGACCCGAAAATCGGTGATGAAAAAAGTGGCATTCCTCCCGGAACAGCTTTTGAGGATCTTCCTGAGAACTGGAAATGTCCGGGTTGCGGTGCCCAAAAAGAGTATTTCAAGCCTGTTGAGTAA
- a CDS encoding energy transducer TonB, with the protein MLNHSKSLFLSLLVHALILLSLFGVYKYVVSSAAFVEEEKRVCVNLRCIKQQAEEIHKKKKERKKVISEKKVKKVPQHKKVIPPKKQKTQQKPKKIKKKIPLKKQIKKKEETIKEAKIEEKTKPEKRIEQTAAEKPEKKVEEVVKNMPVAEENLRREKRTKKTVEKKVSEKEAYLQENLAQIAQLIKENLYYPRMARKRGIQGSVTVRFMLLKDATVIQITTISSSSGILTRAAIKTIAELSGKFPKPKTDIMLSVPIRYSLQ; encoded by the coding sequence ATGCTTAATCACTCAAAGTCTCTTTTTCTTTCTTTGCTCGTTCATGCGCTTATTCTGCTGAGCCTGTTTGGTGTTTATAAGTATGTGGTCTCATCTGCCGCATTTGTTGAAGAAGAAAAAAGAGTGTGTGTAAATTTGAGATGTATCAAACAACAGGCTGAAGAAATACATAAGAAGAAAAAAGAGAGAAAAAAAGTTATCTCTGAAAAAAAAGTGAAAAAAGTCCCGCAACATAAAAAAGTGATTCCTCCCAAAAAACAAAAAACCCAACAAAAACCCAAGAAAATTAAGAAAAAAATTCCTTTAAAAAAACAGATTAAAAAGAAAGAAGAAACGATAAAAGAGGCGAAGATTGAAGAAAAGACAAAACCGGAAAAAAGAATAGAACAAACAGCAGCAGAAAAACCGGAAAAAAAAGTAGAAGAAGTCGTGAAAAACATGCCTGTTGCAGAAGAAAATCTTCGCAGGGAAAAGAGGACAAAAAAAACTGTTGAAAAAAAGGTGAGTGAGAAAGAAGCGTATTTGCAGGAAAATCTGGCACAGATTGCCCAATTGATAAAAGAAAACCTCTACTATCCGAGAATGGCACGTAAGCGAGGCATACAGGGTTCTGTTACTGTTCGCTTTATGCTGTTGAAAGATGCTACTGTTATACAAATTACAACAATATCTTCAAGCAGTGGTATCTTGACGCGTGCGGCGATTAAAACAATCGCTGAGCTTTCAGGAAAATTTCCAAAGCCGAAAACAGATATAATGTTGAGTGTACCGATTCGATACTCTTTACAATAA
- a CDS encoding AAA family ATPase: protein MINKIQEVKKEVAKVVVGQEKMIDSLLIALLCEGHILIEGVPGLAKTTTVNALSKALGLDFKRAQFTPDLLPSDILGAEIYDPQNNQFKIKKGPIFTNLLLADEINRAPAKVQSALLEVMQEKQVTIGDTTFKLDLPFFVMATQNPVEQEGVYQLPEAQLDRFMLKLVVGYNTKKEELEIARRISSGNFETINPVLNKSELEELKKVVRDIHVDEEVEEYMIELVNATRHPEEYGLEEVKEYIQFGASPRVSIDMFKAVKAMAFMRGKDFVTPVDVAYIVKELMRHRIVLTYEAEAEGITTDEIIQKVLETVAIP, encoded by the coding sequence ATGATTAATAAAATACAAGAGGTAAAAAAAGAAGTTGCAAAAGTAGTTGTCGGGCAGGAAAAGATGATAGATTCTCTGCTGATTGCACTGTTGTGTGAAGGGCATATCCTTATAGAAGGTGTTCCTGGACTGGCAAAAACAACAACGGTCAATGCACTTTCAAAAGCTCTGGGGCTTGACTTTAAGCGGGCACAGTTCACACCGGATTTACTCCCTTCGGATATTTTGGGGGCTGAAATATACGACCCGCAGAACAATCAGTTTAAAATCAAAAAAGGTCCGATTTTTACGAATCTTTTGCTTGCGGACGAAATTAACCGTGCTCCGGCAAAAGTGCAGTCTGCTTTGCTTGAAGTGATGCAGGAAAAGCAGGTGACAATCGGTGATACGACATTTAAACTTGATCTGCCGTTTTTTGTCATGGCAACACAAAACCCGGTAGAACAAGAGGGCGTCTATCAGCTCCCTGAAGCGCAGCTTGACAGATTTATGCTTAAACTTGTCGTCGGATACAACACAAAAAAAGAAGAGCTTGAAATCGCAAGAAGAATTTCAAGCGGAAATTTTGAGACAATCAATCCGGTTTTGAATAAAAGCGAACTTGAAGAGCTGAAAAAAGTTGTACGCGATATACATGTAGACGAAGAAGTGGAAGAGTACATGATAGAACTCGTCAATGCAACAAGACATCCTGAAGAGTATGGACTCGAAGAGGTCAAAGAGTACATTCAGTTTGGAGCTTCTCCCCGTGTGAGTATAGACATGTTCAAAGCCGTGAAGGCGATGGCATTTATGCGCGGCAAAGACTTTGTTACTCCTGTTGATGTTGCTTATATCGTAAAAGAGTTGATGCGTCACCGTATTGTGCTTACATACGAGGCTGAGGCTGAAGGTATCACGACAGATGAAATCATTCAAAAAGTGCTTGAAACTGTAGCGATACCATAA
- a CDS encoding LPP20 family lipoprotein produces MNKLSLLFLITGLLLGGCAAKQRVVVAKKELPSWYMQPPQSDSSTLYALGEGENQQDAITNALSLLASTLHVAVSSNFRAKTVVKEGSVNSSEATYINETQSSVEKIKISEYEILHTKKLGFKRYAVLIKVTKQKLFQGLKNELDQKLKIYRSKVENLQKCDALKRLAYYKKMKKSFTYIQNALIVMKVLYKGFDDTKYIAWMSKVNEEYDYLLKHISFWVNSNVKSLAEPLRSALTKQKFIIKNVKSNMHYTVFIHAKIKKASAYGFTLARSEISFVTKNYKGEVLGENVIHVTGQSSQGYEIARQNLVKKLHSLIQKEGISKVLNIGI; encoded by the coding sequence ATGAACAAATTAAGCCTACTCTTTCTTATTACAGGGCTGCTTTTAGGCGGTTGTGCTGCAAAGCAAAGAGTTGTTGTTGCAAAAAAAGAGCTTCCGTCATGGTATATGCAACCTCCACAGTCTGACAGTTCTACGCTTTATGCACTGGGGGAAGGTGAAAACCAGCAAGATGCCATTACGAATGCCTTGAGTCTTTTAGCCTCGACATTACATGTAGCGGTTTCATCAAATTTTCGTGCAAAAACAGTTGTAAAAGAGGGAAGTGTCAACAGCTCCGAGGCAACATACATCAATGAAACACAAAGCAGTGTTGAAAAAATAAAAATCAGCGAATATGAAATACTCCATACAAAAAAACTCGGCTTTAAAAGATATGCGGTGCTTATAAAGGTCACTAAACAAAAGTTGTTTCAAGGCTTAAAAAATGAACTGGACCAAAAACTGAAAATATACAGGAGCAAAGTCGAAAATTTACAAAAATGTGATGCCCTCAAACGCTTGGCATATTATAAAAAGATGAAAAAATCATTTACATATATACAGAATGCTCTGATAGTGATGAAAGTGCTGTATAAAGGCTTTGACGACACAAAATACATAGCATGGATGAGTAAAGTAAATGAAGAGTATGATTATCTTCTGAAACATATCAGCTTTTGGGTAAATTCCAATGTGAAAAGTCTGGCTGAACCACTCAGAAGTGCCCTGACCAAACAAAAATTTATCATAAAAAATGTGAAATCAAACATGCACTATACTGTTTTTATTCATGCAAAAATCAAAAAGGCAAGCGCGTACGGTTTTACGCTTGCCCGCAGTGAAATATCTTTTGTAACGAAAAACTATAAAGGGGAAGTGTTAGGAGAAAATGTCATACATGTAACCGGACAGTCTTCCCAGGGTTATGAAATAGCCAGGCAGAATCTTGTCAAAAAGCTTCATTCGCTCATACAAAAAGAGGGCATTTCAAAAGTGTTAAATATTGGTATTTAG
- a CDS encoding ammonium transporter yields the protein MKKWLLAFLFALPTFVFAEDTATLDTGDTAWMMMSTALVLLMTPAGLALFYAGMTRSKNVLNTYAMVFGAFVVAFVVWIAAGYSIAFGTAESAAVQNVMGGFGNVFLNGISWHDLSGTYPTYVFVAFQGTFAAITVAIAAGSVIERIKFSTWLVFVALWGLVVYAPVAHMVWGGDGAYLFDLGALDFAGGTVVHMNGGLAGLVLAVLVGKRVGYPKSAMKPATVLLTALGAALLWFGWYGFNAGSAFGANAIAGVALLTTTIATAAAAITWMLAEWVIYKKPTLLGLATGAVSGLVAITPAAGFVGVGGAFIVGIVGTLFAFWGVTVLKKKLGYDDSLDAFGVHFLAGLFGALATGLLALKDNDLLWDGPLKESGDRIGQFIVQVESVVIVGLFTLIGTVVVYYVATALTGGSRVSEDEETMGLDESVQGERYMNN from the coding sequence ATGAAGAAATGGTTATTAGCATTTTTATTTGCTTTACCAACATTCGTATTTGCGGAGGATACAGCAACACTTGATACAGGTGATACAGCATGGATGATGATGTCAACTGCATTAGTATTATTGATGACACCTGCAGGTCTTGCACTGTTTTATGCAGGTATGACAAGAAGTAAAAATGTACTCAATACATACGCTATGGTTTTTGGAGCGTTTGTAGTTGCATTTGTCGTTTGGATTGCTGCCGGTTATTCTATAGCATTTGGTACAGCAGAGTCTGCCGCTGTTCAGAATGTAATGGGTGGATTCGGTAATGTCTTCTTAAACGGAATCAGCTGGCATGATTTAAGCGGAACATATCCTACCTATGTATTTGTGGCATTTCAGGGTACATTTGCAGCTATTACGGTAGCTATTGCTGCAGGTTCGGTTATAGAACGTATTAAATTCTCTACATGGCTGGTATTTGTGGCTCTTTGGGGACTTGTCGTGTATGCTCCTGTTGCTCATATGGTTTGGGGTGGAGACGGTGCTTATCTCTTTGATTTAGGTGCTTTAGACTTTGCCGGTGGTACAGTTGTCCATATGAATGGTGGTCTGGCCGGTTTGGTTCTTGCTGTTCTTGTTGGCAAACGTGTCGGATATCCTAAGTCTGCAATGAAACCTGCTACAGTGCTTTTGACTGCGCTTGGTGCAGCTCTTTTATGGTTTGGCTGGTACGGATTCAATGCAGGGTCTGCATTTGGAGCGAATGCCATTGCCGGTGTAGCACTCCTGACTACAACGATAGCAACTGCCGCAGCTGCTATTACATGGATGCTTGCTGAGTGGGTTATTTATAAAAAGCCTACATTGCTGGGACTTGCTACAGGTGCTGTTTCTGGACTTGTCGCTATTACGCCTGCTGCCGGATTTGTTGGTGTGGGTGGTGCTTTTATCGTTGGTATCGTTGGAACGCTCTTCGCTTTTTGGGGTGTGACTGTGCTTAAAAAGAAACTTGGTTATGATGACTCTTTGGATGCATTCGGTGTTCACTTTTTAGCTGGTTTGTTTGGTGCACTTGCAACCGGTCTTTTGGCTTTAAAAGACAATGACCTGTTATGGGACGGACCGCTGAAAGAATCAGGTGACAGAATAGGACAGTTTATTGTTCAGGTTGAGTCTGTTGTTATTGTTGGACTGTTCACTCTTATCGGTACTGTTGTTGTTTACTATGTTGCTACTGCATTGACTGGTGGTTCACGTGTAAGTGAAGATGAAGAAACAATGGGTCTGGATGAATCTGTTCAAGGTGAAAGATACATGAATAACTAA
- a CDS encoding P-II family nitrogen regulator produces MKKVEAVIKPFKLEDVKDALAEIGIDGMTVSEVKGYGRQKGHSELYRGAEYVVDFLPKIKMEMVVTADMVEQVTATIVEAARTGKIGDGKIFVSDIEKIIRIRTGETDEEAI; encoded by the coding sequence ATGAAAAAAGTAGAAGCGGTTATCAAACCATTTAAACTGGAAGATGTAAAAGATGCACTGGCAGAAATCGGTATTGACGGTATGACAGTAAGTGAAGTAAAAGGCTATGGCCGTCAAAAAGGGCATAGCGAATTGTACCGCGGTGCCGAGTATGTGGTTGATTTTTTACCGAAAATAAAAATGGAAATGGTTGTTACAGCAGACATGGTAGAACAGGTTACGGCAACAATTGTTGAAGCAGCACGTACAGGTAAAATCGGAGACGGTAAGATTTTTGTAAGTGACATAGAAAAAATTATCAGAATTCGTACAGGTGAAACTGACGAGGAAGCTATCTAA
- a CDS encoding DUF58 domain-containing protein yields MSKLQKILVRARRQVFSEMVGNNPSIFQGEGYDFIELREYMPGDDIRHIDWNITAKLQKPYIKIFREERELNVVVASMLNGSVYFGSKRFKQDVIAEITAMLSFSTIKNGDLLSSYIFSDKLESFLKPSKKLFQVHKSTNEILDFDPLNKKADYKVLADTLFKRLKRKSLIVIVGDFFEIPDFKVLAKKHEVVAVIVRDRLEEKPPEMGFTSLVDPESGAVLEGDFNAQTVKEYAKKVLVHDRKLYATFRKHQIRFTKVYTDGKIGVSLRRLFEGR; encoded by the coding sequence ATGAGCAAACTACAAAAAATACTTGTACGGGCCCGCCGTCAGGTTTTTAGTGAGATGGTTGGAAACAATCCGTCTATTTTTCAAGGCGAGGGCTATGACTTTATAGAATTGCGTGAATATATGCCCGGTGACGACATTCGACATATTGACTGGAATATCACGGCAAAACTGCAAAAGCCTTATATTAAAATATTTCGTGAAGAAAGAGAGTTGAATGTAGTCGTGGCATCAATGCTCAACGGCAGTGTCTATTTTGGCTCCAAACGGTTTAAACAGGATGTTATTGCAGAAATTACAGCCATGCTGAGCTTTTCGACGATAAAAAACGGTGATTTGCTGAGTTCCTACATCTTCAGTGATAAGCTGGAATCTTTTTTAAAACCGAGTAAAAAGCTTTTTCAGGTCCATAAAAGTACGAATGAAATTTTGGATTTTGATCCTTTGAACAAAAAAGCAGACTATAAAGTTTTGGCAGATACTCTGTTTAAAAGGCTCAAAAGAAAATCTTTGATTGTCATTGTCGGTGATTTTTTTGAAATTCCAGATTTTAAAGTATTGGCAAAAAAACATGAAGTCGTTGCGGTTATAGTACGGGACAGGCTGGAAGAAAAACCGCCTGAAATGGGGTTTACTTCTTTGGTTGATCCTGAAAGCGGTGCTGTGTTGGAGGGTGATTTCAATGCCCAGACAGTCAAAGAGTATGCAAAAAAAGTTTTGGTGCATGACAGAAAACTCTATGCAACATTCAGAAAACACCAGATTCGATTTACAAAAGTTTATACAGACGGAAAAATCGGTGTTTCCTTACGACGATTATTTGAGGGCAGATAG
- a CDS encoding Na/Pi cotransporter family protein, translating into MHSWTTLSQAFGGIGIFILGMIIMTQGLHALAGDTIRNALIRFTKTPTTGVITGAVSTAVLQSSSATTVAAVGFVSAGLLTFPQALGIIFGANIGTTITGWMVALLGFKLKLGTLVLPFILVGSSLKLFSKGKAADIGFAIAGFGLIFVGISFMQEGMSVYKDIISPEYFPGDSFFGRFELFLLGILVTIITQSSSAGVAATLTMIYGGAISFEQGAALVVGMDVGTTVTAALATIGGSTEVKRTGFSHVVYNIFTGIAALFLIAPYTLFFESFAPGFFMQQAEIVLVLFHTFFNFLGVIAIIPFTIPFAHLMEKIIPEPKQKYIQDFDPALLENIPLALSVVQKSLENEFKTLLRYMLYLLGAKKNAHKINLHTFDKLLDETQNFLDKINLKNTQDANWQRLISLIHVIDHLQRLFDRCREDEHKALFLQSSPLLVLEKNQFIGLIQTSLQLLEKTSLQELANYTQQSNYDIDRKTEQKREEITLLMADGTVSIDEGTYHLEAIRWLQRSSVHITRIAYHLQQALLNAGK; encoded by the coding sequence ATGCATTCATGGACTACACTTTCCCAGGCATTTGGGGGCATCGGTATTTTTATACTTGGTATGATTATCATGACCCAGGGTTTACATGCTCTTGCCGGAGATACTATCAGAAATGCTTTAATTCGTTTTACAAAAACACCCACTACCGGAGTTATAACAGGAGCTGTCAGTACCGCTGTTTTACAGTCATCAAGTGCTACAACAGTTGCTGCTGTAGGGTTTGTATCTGCAGGATTATTAACATTTCCCCAAGCACTCGGTATTATCTTTGGCGCAAATATCGGTACCACTATTACAGGATGGATGGTAGCACTTCTCGGATTTAAACTCAAACTGGGCACTCTGGTTTTGCCTTTTATACTTGTAGGGTCAAGTTTAAAACTTTTTTCAAAAGGAAAAGCAGCGGATATCGGTTTTGCCATTGCCGGATTTGGTCTGATTTTTGTCGGTATCAGCTTTATGCAAGAGGGCATGTCTGTCTATAAAGACATCATTTCACCTGAATACTTTCCGGGAGATTCTTTTTTTGGCCGATTTGAGCTCTTCTTACTTGGGATTCTTGTCACAATTATCACACAGTCATCAAGCGCAGGTGTTGCCGCGACACTCACAATGATTTACGGAGGTGCCATCAGTTTTGAGCAGGGAGCAGCCTTGGTAGTCGGCATGGATGTAGGTACAACAGTTACAGCGGCTTTAGCAACCATAGGTGGCTCTACAGAAGTAAAAAGAACCGGCTTTTCACATGTTGTATACAATATATTTACCGGTATTGCCGCGCTTTTTTTAATAGCACCCTACACTCTGTTCTTTGAATCTTTCGCGCCCGGTTTTTTCATGCAACAGGCTGAAATTGTCTTAGTACTGTTTCATACTTTTTTCAACTTTTTAGGTGTCATTGCAATTATACCTTTTACAATACCTTTTGCGCATCTTATGGAAAAAATCATACCCGAACCAAAACAAAAGTATATACAGGATTTTGATCCTGCATTACTTGAAAATATCCCTTTGGCTTTGAGTGTTGTGCAAAAATCTCTTGAAAATGAATTCAAAACATTATTGCGGTATATGCTCTATTTACTTGGAGCGAAAAAAAATGCACACAAAATCAATCTGCATACTTTTGACAAGCTTTTAGATGAAACACAGAATTTCTTAGACAAAATTAATTTAAAAAATACACAGGATGCAAACTGGCAACGGCTTATCAGTCTCATTCATGTTATTGACCATCTGCAACGGCTTTTTGACCGATGCCGTGAAGATGAGCACAAAGCACTGTTTCTTCAATCATCACCCTTGTTGGTATTAGAAAAAAATCAATTTATTGGGCTTATTCAAACAAGTCTGCAACTCCTTGAAAAAACATCCTTGCAGGAACTGGCCAATTATACACAGCAGAGCAACTATGACATTGACAGGAAAACAGAACAAAAGAGAGAAGAAATAACACTGTTAATGGCCGACGGGACCGTTAGCATAGATGAGGGCACCTACCACTTAGAAGCAATTCGGTGGCTGCAACGTTCATCGGTACACATTACACGTATTGCATATCATCTGCAACAGGCACTGCTCAATGCAGGAAAATAA
- a CDS encoding CsgG/HfaB family protein yields MKNITNILMAFFIVFMSGCSQKVTVQALEPAQIDRISQTKVIAVTDFTHDRVGLSRKIEAKLSNFEINNKKYFTVVSRNDINKVIAEQKLQNSGLVNDEKIVQVGELIGAQAIISGNVSPVTKEDSYFYEPRVRCANRKCTELETYRVRCMKRLIGLSAEVRIVDVAKGDIIYADTLGRTSSFKHCADDSRAIPSKMMVAQKLADDIADTFIYKLTPHYRKFHVKLLEDPDLDYTDEQEKLLKISLKYIEQRRYDKAEKFLKELIDATNMKSYVAFYDLGVIKEAQGKYEEAKEYYEYADNLMIEPVEEINEAVVRINSLISKRKKTLEQLNR; encoded by the coding sequence ATGAAAAATATTACAAATATACTAATGGCTTTTTTTATTGTTTTTATGAGCGGATGTTCTCAGAAAGTGACTGTACAGGCACTTGAGCCTGCACAAATTGACAGAATATCGCAAACAAAAGTAATAGCAGTGACAGATTTCACACATGACAGAGTAGGACTTTCGAGAAAAATAGAGGCAAAGCTTTCTAATTTTGAGATAAACAATAAAAAATATTTTACTGTTGTCAGCAGAAACGATATAAATAAAGTTATAGCAGAGCAAAAACTGCAAAACAGTGGTCTTGTCAATGATGAAAAGATTGTCCAGGTTGGAGAACTGATAGGCGCGCAGGCTATTATTTCCGGAAATGTAAGCCCTGTTACCAAAGAAGACAGTTATTTTTATGAGCCTCGTGTCCGTTGTGCAAATAGAAAATGTACAGAACTCGAAACATACCGTGTGCGCTGTATGAAACGGCTTATAGGACTTTCTGCAGAAGTAAGAATAGTGGATGTTGCCAAAGGCGATATCATTTATGCTGATACTTTAGGCAGAACAAGTTCATTTAAGCACTGTGCTGATGATTCGCGGGCGATCCCGTCAAAAATGATGGTGGCGCAAAAGCTTGCCGATGATATAGCAGATACATTTATTTATAAGCTGACTCCGCATTACAGAAAATTTCATGTAAAATTACTTGAGGATCCTGATTTGGATTATACAGATGAACAAGAGAAACTTTTGAAAATCTCTTTAAAATATATTGAGCAGAGGCGTTATGACAAAGCAGAAAAATTTTTGAAAGAGTTGATTGATGCGACAAATATGAAAAGTTATGTGGCATTTTATGATTTGGGTGTGATAAAAGAGGCACAGGGGAAATATGAAGAGGCGAAAGAGTACTATGAATATGCGGACAATTTGATGATAGAGCCGGTTGAGGAGATTAATGAGGCTGTTGTCCGTATCAACTCTCTTATCTCCAAAAGAAAAAAAACACTTGAGCAGTTAAACAGATGA